In the genome of Cryptomeria japonica chromosome 8, Sugi_1.0, whole genome shotgun sequence, one region contains:
- the LOC131061421 gene encoding pentatricopeptide repeat-containing protein At2g03880, mitochondrial — MAWDIKTVCKQGRIKEALRIMQRNSPPIETATYSCIFQSCADKKFLTEAKLLHGHMIQRGYKAGFILNNKIITMYVKCGSLADARKVFDDMPERDVITWTCMISGYGKQGCASEALELFHRMQEAGNKADAFTFSTVLRLCAKLGNLEEGKDVHEKIIRNGLESDVFVSTALVDMYAKCGSLENARQVFCKMPHRDLVSWNAMLTGCVQNGEVGAARKVFEEMPDRDTVSWNTMIMGYAQNGYGDEALKVFQQMQVFVKPNAATVTVVLLACGGLAALEQGKEVHAVISRSGFEYDFFVGNALIGMYSKCGSVEEAYRVFNEMPKQDLVSWTTMILGYATNGYGREALRLFARMEQSGMSPDHVTFVGVLSACCHAGLVDEGFKYFENMSQFYNIKPGLAHYGCMVDLLGRAGRLGEARDFISKMPMEPDAAVWSSLLSACRVHNDIELAESTSEHLLKLEPKNASVYVLLSNLYASARRWDGIEKVRKIMESRSVVKKPGCSWIVVNKQVNAFVGGDRSHPQMHVIYAELERLSGEMKAMGYVPDTTFALNDVEKEQKEHILCLHSEKLAIAFGLINTCSATPIRVIKNLRVCGDCHSAIKFISKIVAREIIVRDASRYHHFKDGLCSCGDYW, encoded by the coding sequence ATGGCTTGGGATATAAAGACGGTGTGTAAACAGGGACGAATCAAAGAAGCTCTCCGCATCATGCAGCGTAACAGTCCACCGATAGAAACTGCCACATATTCATGTATTTTTCAGTCCTGTGCTGATAAAAAATTCCTAACAGAGGCTAAATTATTACATGGCCATATGATTCAGAGGGGATATAAGGCAGGCTTTATTTTGAACAACAAAATCATTACCATGTATGTAAAGTGCGGAAGCCTGGCAGATGCACGCAAAGTTTTTGATGATATGCCTGAGCGAGATGTGATCACGTGGACTTGTATGATATCAGGCTATGGCAAACAAGGTTGCGCTAGCGAGGCTTTGGAACTGTTTCATCGAATGCAGGAAGCAGGCAATAAAGCAGATGCATTCACCTTCTCTACTGTTCTTCGTTTATGCGCTAAACTGGGGAATTTAGAAGAGGGCAAGGATGTTCATGAAAAGATAATAAGAAATGGGTTAGAGTCTGATGTGTTTGTGAGTACTGCCCTTGTAGATATGTATGCTAAGTGCGGTAGTTTAGAGAATGCACGGCAAGTGTTCTGTAAAATGCCACACCGAGATTtagtctcatggaatgcaatgctgACAGGATGTGTGCAGAATGGCGAGGTTGGAGCGGCGCGGAAGGTGTTTGAAGAAATGCCGGATCGAGACACGGTGTCGTGGAACACCATGATTATGGGATATGCACAGAATGGATACGGTGATGAGGCTTTAAAGGTCTTTCAACAAATGCAAGTGTTTGTGAAACCGAATGCAGCAACGGTCACGGTTGTTCTGTTAGCTTGTGGCGGACTAGCAGCTCTGGAACAGGGCAAAGAAGTCCATGCCGTGATCAGTCGAAGTGGGTTTGAATATGATTTTTTTGTGGGAAATGCTCTTATTGGAATGTATTCTAAATGTGGAAGTGTAGAGGAGGCCTATCGCGTGTTTAATGAAATGCCGAAGCAAGATTTGGTTTCATGGACTACAATGATTTTGGGGTATGCTACGAATGGATATGGCAGAGAGGCTCTCAGGCTCTTTGCACGAATGGAACAGTCAGGAATGAGTCCAGATCATGTCACCTTTGTGGGTGTTCTGTCTGCTTGTTGCCATGCAGGTCTAGTAGATGAAGGTTTCAAGTATTTTGAGAACATGAGCCAATTTTATAACATCAAGCCTGGATTGGCGCATTATGGTTGCATGGTTGACCTTCTGGGCCGTGCTGGACGCCTGGGTGAGGCGCGTGATTTTATCAGTAAGATGCCTATGGAACCTGACGCTGCTGTCTGGAGTTCATTGCTCAGTGCCTGTAGAGTTCATAACGATATAGAACTTGCAGAATCTACATCAGAACATCTTCTTAAGTTAGAGCCCAAAAATGCCTCAGTTTATGTGCTCCTATCAAACCTCTATGCTTCAGCTCGTAGGTGGGATGGAATTGAAAAGGTGAGAAAGATAATGGAAAGCAGGAGTGTTGTAAAGAAGCCTGGATGTAGTTGGATTGTTGTAAACAAACAGGTCAATGCATTCGTTGGAGGAGACAGATCACACCCACAAATGCACGTAATCTATGCAGAATTGGAGAGATTGTCTGGGGAGATGAAGGCCATGGGGTACGTACCTGACACAACATTTGCACTAAATGATGTTGAGAAAGAGCAAAAAGAACATATTCTTTGTCTGCACAGTGAGAAATTAGCAATTGCATTTGGGCTTATCAACACATGCTCAGCCACACCTATCAGGGTTATCAAGAACCTTAGGGTCTGTGGCGATTGCCACTCTGCCATCAAATTCATCTCCAAGATTGTTGCAAGGGAGATTATCGTCAGGGATGCCAGTCGATACCATCATTTCAAAGATGGTTTATGTTCTTGTGGAGATTATTGGTGA